The Meles meles chromosome 6, mMelMel3.1 paternal haplotype, whole genome shotgun sequence genome has a window encoding:
- the GLRX5 gene encoding glutaredoxin-related protein 5, mitochondrial yields MSGSLGRVAAALLRSGRGAGGSGLRSPGVRAAGSGGGGSGSAEQLDALVKKDKVVVFLKGTPEQPQCGFSNAVVQILRLHGVRDYAAYNVLDDPQLRQGIKDYSNWPTIPQVYLNGEFVGGCDILLQMHQNGDLVEELKKLGIRSALLDEKKDQDSK; encoded by the exons ATGAGTGGATCCTTGGGCCGGGTGGCGGCGGCTCTGCTCCGCTCGGGGCGCGGCGCGGGCGGCAGCGGCCTGCGGAGCCCTGGCGTGCGAGCGGCGGGCTCGGGCGGCGGCGGGAGCGGTTCGGCGGAGCAACTGGACGCGCTGGTGAAGAAGGACAAGGTGGTGGTCTTCCTCAAGGGGACCCCGGAGCAGCCCCAGTGCGGCTTCAGCAACGCGGTGGTGCAGATCCTCCGGCTGCACGGCGTCCGCGACTACGCGGCCTACAACGTGCTGGACGACCCCCAGCTCCGGCAAG GCATTAAGGACTACTCCAACTGGCCCACCATCCCGCAGGTGTACCTCAACGGCGAGTTCGTGGGCGGCTGTGACATCCTCCTGCAGATGCACCAGAACGGGGACCTGGTGGAGGAACTGAAAAAGTTGGGGATCCGCTCGGCCCTTTTGGatgaaaagaaagaccaagacTCAAAGTGA